A window of Selenomonas ruminantium subsp. lactilytica TAM6421 contains these coding sequences:
- a CDS encoding efflux RND transporter periplasmic adaptor subunit, with translation MRHKFTNLTRKNMLLAGGVCVLLLVAAFYFYMGTGKEAGPRVRRDVPEVKVQEVVRQDMQRHIVLSGQTVADASINLAPKYGGRITAVYAELGDRVEEGQVLMVQDLGDLDISIAQNSAAAGAAWADAREASAAYNANIISKKNAYELAKAKYERQKYLFSIGAISQDTLDSVEQEFSASRAAYEVLANQVADGGAAAVQSKELTAQKQEHATEALKKQREDMILRAPRSGVIAYRSAEVGAIAAAGTKVFTLVDNSHINIDCSIAENDAAILQTGMPVNVTIDALGRDFAGKVIFVSPAMEDGAKSYQVRISLEDADDSVKAGLFAHTAVDILQRPQTIFVPKEAVVTRNGAQYVFVLVEEDKVEMRPVKIGLLNDESEEIIEGLNEGEKVILSNQDKLQNGMKVKVTEA, from the coding sequence ATGCGCCATAAATTTACCAATCTGACCAGAAAGAATATGCTGTTGGCTGGCGGTGTTTGTGTATTACTGCTGGTAGCGGCGTTTTATTTTTATATGGGAACAGGCAAGGAAGCAGGGCCGCGAGTGCGGCGCGATGTCCCCGAAGTGAAGGTGCAGGAAGTTGTGCGGCAGGACATGCAGCGCCACATTGTGCTGTCGGGGCAGACGGTAGCCGATGCTAGTATCAATCTGGCACCGAAATACGGCGGCCGCATCACGGCGGTCTATGCAGAGCTGGGCGACCGGGTGGAAGAAGGGCAGGTGCTCATGGTGCAGGATCTGGGGGATCTGGATATTTCCATTGCCCAGAATTCAGCGGCTGCCGGTGCGGCCTGGGCTGATGCCCGGGAGGCCTCGGCTGCCTATAATGCCAATATCATCAGCAAGAAGAATGCCTATGAACTGGCCAAGGCCAAATATGAACGGCAGAAATATCTGTTCTCCATCGGGGCGATTTCCCAGGATACGCTGGACAGCGTGGAACAGGAATTCAGCGCCAGCCGGGCCGCCTATGAGGTGCTGGCTAATCAGGTAGCCGATGGCGGTGCGGCCGCGGTCCAGTCCAAGGAGCTGACTGCACAAAAACAGGAACATGCGACGGAAGCCTTGAAAAAACAGCGGGAGGATATGATTCTCCGTGCGCCCCGCAGCGGTGTTATCGCCTATCGCAGTGCCGAGGTGGGGGCCATCGCTGCGGCGGGAACCAAGGTGTTCACCCTGGTGGATAACAGCCATATCAATATCGACTGCAGCATTGCGGAAAACGATGCGGCTATCCTGCAGACGGGGATGCCGGTAAATGTCACCATTGATGCGTTGGGGCGGGATTTTGCCGGGAAGGTCATTTTTGTCAGCCCCGCGATGGAAGACGGGGCCAAGAGCTATCAGGTGCGGATTTCGCTGGAGGATGCTGACGACAGCGTCAAGGCCGGCCTTTTTGCCCATACGGCCGTAGATATCCTGCAGCGTCCCCAGACAATCTTTGTGCCGAAGGAGGCAGTGGTCACCCGCAATGGGGCGCAGTATGTCTTTGTGCTGGTGGAAGAGGACAAGGTGGAAATGCGCCCTGTGAAAATCGGCCTGCTGAATGACGAGAGCGAAGAGATCATCGAAGGTCTTAATGAAGGCGAAAAAGTCATTTTAAGCAATCAGGATAAATTGCAGAATGGCATGAAAGTCAAGGTGACGGAAGCATGA
- a CDS encoding efflux RND transporter permease subunit, protein MNITRLSILRPVGISMIVAFFVVLGLYSYYRIGVELLPALNTPYVTVTVKYPGASAESVEQEIIKPVEDAVSSVSNVKTITSVAGYERGRVMMELNFDADADMAAIEATKKVEAIKNRLPDEADAPVVIKRDINAKPIMELAVMSQHSLGDTYSMTENVFQDVLQQAGGVSEIELHGGRDKEVAVEVDREKLAAYKLTLPKIASAIRNENQLLPSGPVYTEKSKADVRVVAEYKQAADIEKINITNTAGESIPLTAVATVREQDARQQRYGRLNGEAAINVLIYKNSDANVVETAENIQAAVEKLRRDYPDYQFIEVSNDADYVETSLHNTLGTLVEGLITTGLVLFLFLRGWRSTAAAMIAIPTSLISTFFVMYLAGFTFNMMSLMGMTLCVGILVDDSIVVLENIIRYLKQGTEPKKAAEKGRMEIGMAAVAITLCDAAVFMPIAFMEGMTGQFFRQFGLTIVFAGAFSLFVSFTLTPMLASRFFRNGYQVSSHPLWQFMDRLENRAVDLYRKTLYWSLNHKKKLLLTILAVFVGVMSLIPLGAIGTEYMPKTDESSFTINIQCPVSSSSEETNKVALQLEQKLAEIPEVKYYMTQAGGVTSANEGRIKVELVGRRDRSRSIWEITAEVRKFARQIRTADIRVTETQSNVAGISGGGGGRGGGGALQVELRGNNMQELTAAADKVEKILRRDVKGVSDVNSSYTEGMPELQLTVNREKLKAFQVSLADIDTAFSSAISGLSAGELKNDALNGGRDTNIKVRLKNADAYKASDVARVPVWANGRLAYLGDVADIKDGQGPVSIQRVDKQRSIQLGANLRDRPVGDVIRDVNKALQQADLGEGITYRFKGQASRMNETFSELLSALFLALVLIYMLLAVLYESVLTPFIRMFSLPLGLIGSVLLLLLTHNTLNLYSMIGILVMDGIVAKNGTLLIDYTLTLMDRGHTALEAIVEAGCVRLKPIFMTTITMMVGMMPMALALTDGAETRVSMAWVIIGGLLTSTVFTLLVIPIIFLYFYQGREGRRSAVEN, encoded by the coding sequence ATGAATATCACCCGTTTATCCATCCTGCGCCCTGTGGGCATATCCATGATCGTGGCCTTTTTCGTGGTGCTGGGACTCTATAGCTACTACCGTATCGGCGTGGAACTGCTGCCGGCCTTGAATACACCCTATGTCACGGTGACGGTGAAATATCCTGGGGCTAGTGCGGAATCGGTGGAGCAGGAAATCATCAAACCAGTGGAAGATGCGGTTTCCTCCGTATCCAATGTGAAGACCATCACCTCGGTGGCCGGCTATGAGCGGGGCCGGGTGATGATGGAACTGAATTTCGATGCGGATGCGGATATGGCGGCCATTGAAGCTACAAAAAAGGTGGAGGCCATCAAGAACAGGCTGCCGGATGAGGCCGATGCCCCGGTGGTCATCAAGCGGGATATCAATGCCAAGCCAATCATGGAACTGGCGGTCATGAGCCAGCACAGCCTGGGGGACACCTATTCCATGACGGAAAATGTCTTCCAGGACGTATTGCAGCAGGCAGGCGGCGTATCGGAAATCGAGCTTCATGGCGGCCGGGACAAGGAAGTGGCCGTGGAGGTTGACCGGGAAAAACTGGCGGCTTATAAGCTGACACTGCCAAAGATTGCCAGCGCCATCCGCAATGAAAACCAGCTGCTGCCTTCGGGGCCTGTCTATACCGAAAAGAGCAAAGCGGATGTACGGGTGGTGGCCGAGTATAAACAGGCCGCTGATATTGAGAAGATCAATATCACCAACACGGCCGGCGAATCGATCCCGCTGACAGCTGTGGCCACCGTGCGGGAGCAGGATGCCCGGCAGCAGCGCTATGGACGGCTGAATGGCGAGGCGGCCATCAATGTGCTGATCTATAAGAACAGCGATGCCAACGTGGTGGAAACAGCGGAAAACATCCAGGCAGCGGTGGAAAAATTGCGCCGGGATTATCCGGACTATCAGTTCATCGAGGTGTCCAACGATGCGGATTATGTGGAAACATCCCTGCATAACACCTTGGGCACACTGGTGGAAGGCCTGATCACCACGGGGCTGGTGCTATTCCTGTTCCTGCGGGGCTGGCGCTCCACGGCAGCCGCTATGATTGCCATACCGACCTCCCTGATTTCCACCTTCTTTGTCATGTATCTGGCAGGTTTTACCTTCAATATGATGTCGCTGATGGGCATGACCTTATGTGTCGGCATTCTGGTGGATGACAGCATCGTGGTGCTGGAAAATATCATCCGCTATCTGAAGCAGGGGACAGAACCGAAGAAAGCGGCAGAAAAAGGGCGCATGGAAATCGGCATGGCGGCTGTTGCCATCACCCTCTGCGATGCGGCGGTATTCATGCCCATTGCTTTTATGGAGGGCATGACCGGCCAGTTCTTCCGTCAGTTTGGCCTGACCATCGTGTTTGCTGGGGCGTTTTCCCTGTTTGTGTCTTTCACCTTGACGCCGATGCTGGCTTCACGTTTTTTCAGGAATGGCTATCAGGTGAGCAGCCATCCCTTGTGGCAATTTATGGATCGGCTGGAAAACAGGGCGGTGGATCTTTACCGCAAAACCCTTTATTGGAGCCTGAACCATAAAAAGAAATTGTTGCTGACGATCTTGGCCGTCTTCGTGGGCGTTATGAGTCTGATCCCCCTGGGAGCTATCGGGACGGAATATATGCCCAAGACGGATGAGTCCAGCTTTACCATCAATATCCAGTGCCCGGTCAGCTCGTCCTCCGAGGAAACCAATAAAGTGGCCCTGCAGCTGGAGCAGAAACTGGCGGAAATCCCTGAGGTCAAATACTATATGACACAGGCGGGCGGTGTGACCAGCGCCAATGAAGGCCGTATCAAGGTGGAACTTGTGGGACGCCGGGACCGCAGCCGTTCCATTTGGGAAATCACCGCAGAGGTACGCAAGTTTGCCCGGCAGATCAGGACGGCGGATATCCGCGTTACGGAAACCCAGTCCAATGTGGCAGGCATCTCCGGCGGTGGTGGCGGCCGTGGCGGCGGTGGTGCCTTGCAGGTGGAATTGCGGGGCAACAATATGCAGGAGCTGACGGCAGCAGCGGATAAGGTGGAAAAAATCCTGCGCCGGGATGTGAAGGGTGTCAGCGATGTGAACAGTTCCTATACGGAAGGTATGCCGGAACTGCAGCTGACAGTCAACCGGGAGAAACTCAAGGCCTTCCAGGTCAGTCTGGCAGACATCGATACGGCCTTTTCCTCAGCGATTTCCGGTTTGTCTGCTGGGGAACTCAAAAATGATGCGTTAAATGGCGGGCGGGATACCAACATCAAGGTGCGGCTCAAGAATGCGGATGCTTATAAGGCCTCCGATGTTGCCAGAGTTCCTGTCTGGGCCAATGGCAGGCTGGCCTATTTAGGCGATGTGGCCGATATCAAGGATGGCCAGGGCCCTGTCAGTATCCAGCGTGTGGATAAGCAGCGTTCCATCCAGTTGGGGGCAAACCTGCGGGATCGGCCCGTGGGGGATGTCATCCGGGATGTCAATAAGGCGCTGCAGCAGGCTGATCTGGGCGAAGGCATCACCTATCGGTTCAAGGGACAGGCCAGCCGTATGAATGAAACCTTCAGTGAACTCCTGAGCGCTCTGTTCCTGGCGTTGGTGTTGATCTATATGTTGCTGGCCGTGCTCTATGAGTCGGTGCTGACACCTTTCATCCGCATGTTTTCCCTGCCGTTGGGGTTGATCGGTTCGGTGCTGTTGCTGCTTTTGACCCATAATACCTTGAATCTTTACTCCATGATCGGCATTCTGGTCATGGATGGTATTGTGGCCAAGAATGGTACGTTGCTGATCGACTATACCCTGACGCTGATGGACAGGGGGCATACGGCACTGGAGGCCATAGTGGAAGCAGGCTGCGTGCGCCTGAAGCCTATATTCATGACCACGATCACCATGATGGTGGGCATGATGCCCATGGCCCTGGCGCTGACCGACGGCGCGGAAACCCGCGTATCCATGGCCTGGGTGATCATCGGCGGTCTGTTGACCTCCACGGTGTTCACGTTATTGGTCATCCCGATCATCTTCCTGTATTTTTATCAGGGCAGGGAAGGGCGTCGGAGTGCTGTGGAAAATTAA